The Xanthomonas sontii genome contains a region encoding:
- a CDS encoding quinoprotein dehydrogenase-associated putative ABC transporter substrate-binding protein: MAPASRRLPAGARAVLLLCSLGLVAAGCTREPSSATARAPAAPPAVAAPASAAPATTLPADAPVLRVCADPGNMPLSNRAGDGFQNKIAQVVAAEMGRRLEYEWRSYYQRGLARSTINAGRCDVLMDMNSDFEMGLPTRPLYRSTYVLVTRKGLDLRPASLDDPALKKLKVGVFQSSPARQALFDHGVQGEVQYLFYDSASAPQEHPGKLAEQVAAGKLDAAESWGPVAGYYAARGGLGVVPLNVIDNEVLEYSMAWAVSRKNAALRDALNAAMQRSAGKIGAILREYHVPLVDCADCIVAGDLRSHGSYAVPDDQDDTPSAQASSDMLAQLQLRIAGGADPNEELAHALDAGDGVRVAWLLRHGASADKPNLLGEPPLQQAIRNQAPLLVGELLAAGAKVENRDSNGWTPLMKAAWSNDGKSAAQLLAHGAKVEAVSADGWTPLDLAISYADADLVQALLTAGASVRRANPAGFTPVMFAVARNDPKILDLLLKRGAEADRANRAGVTPLMLAAAAGREDSARRLLAAGASADARDADGKTPAALAQQRGNAELAHLLTEAQHRRTQ; this comes from the coding sequence ATGGCACCCGCCTCGCGGCGCCTGCCTGCGGGCGCGCGCGCCGTGTTGCTGTTGTGCAGCCTCGGACTCGTCGCCGCAGGCTGTACGCGCGAGCCGTCGTCCGCGACGGCTCGCGCTCCTGCTGCCCCGCCCGCCGTTGCGGCACCGGCATCCGCCGCGCCCGCCACGACGCTGCCGGCCGATGCGCCGGTGCTGCGGGTCTGTGCCGATCCCGGCAACATGCCGTTGTCCAATCGCGCAGGCGACGGCTTCCAGAACAAGATCGCCCAGGTGGTGGCCGCGGAGATGGGCCGGCGCCTGGAGTACGAGTGGCGCAGCTACTACCAGCGCGGCCTGGCGCGCAGCACGATCAACGCCGGGCGCTGCGACGTGCTGATGGACATGAACAGCGATTTCGAAATGGGCCTGCCCACGCGCCCGCTGTATCGCTCCACCTATGTGCTGGTCACCCGCAAGGGCCTGGACCTGCGTCCTGCCTCGCTGGACGATCCGGCGCTGAAAAAGCTCAAGGTCGGCGTTTTCCAGAGCTCGCCGGCGCGGCAGGCGCTGTTCGACCATGGCGTGCAGGGTGAAGTGCAGTACCTGTTCTACGATTCGGCCAGCGCGCCGCAGGAGCATCCCGGCAAGCTCGCCGAGCAGGTCGCCGCCGGCAAGCTCGATGCCGCCGAATCCTGGGGGCCGGTGGCCGGTTACTACGCCGCGCGCGGCGGTCTGGGCGTGGTGCCGTTGAACGTCATCGACAACGAGGTGCTGGAGTATTCGATGGCGTGGGCGGTGTCGCGCAAGAACGCGGCACTGCGCGATGCGCTGAACGCGGCGATGCAGCGCAGCGCCGGCAAGATCGGCGCGATCCTGCGCGAGTATCACGTGCCGCTGGTGGACTGCGCCGATTGCATCGTCGCCGGCGATCTGCGCTCGCACGGCTCCTACGCGGTGCCCGACGACCAGGACGATACGCCGAGCGCGCAGGCCTCGTCGGACATGCTGGCGCAATTGCAGTTGCGCATCGCCGGCGGTGCCGATCCGAACGAGGAACTGGCGCATGCGCTGGACGCCGGCGATGGCGTGCGCGTGGCCTGGCTGCTGCGGCATGGCGCCAGCGCCGACAAGCCCAACCTGCTCGGCGAGCCGCCGCTGCAGCAGGCGATCCGCAACCAGGCGCCGCTGCTGGTCGGTGAGCTGCTGGCCGCCGGTGCCAAGGTCGAAAACCGCGACAGCAATGGCTGGACGCCGTTGATGAAGGCGGCCTGGTCCAACGACGGCAAGAGCGCCGCGCAATTGCTGGCGCATGGCGCCAAGGTCGAGGCGGTGTCCGCCGACGGCTGGACGCCGCTGGACCTGGCCATCTCCTACGCCGACGCCGACCTGGTACAGGCATTGCTCACCGCGGGTGCCAGCGTGCGCCGTGCCAACCCGGCCGGCTTCACCCCGGTGATGTTCGCGGTGGCGCGCAACGACCCGAAGATCCTCGATCTGCTGCTCAAGCGCGGTGCCGAAGCCGACCGTGCCAACCGCGCCGGCGTCACGCCGTTGATGCTGGCTGCCGCTGCCGGCCGCGAGGACAGTGCCCGGCGCCTGCTCGCCGCCGGCGCCAGCGCCGATGCGCGCGACGCCGACGGCAAGACCCCGGCGGCGCTGGCCCAGCAACGCGGCAATGCCGAACTCGCCCACCTGCTGACGGAGGCCCAGCACCGACGCACGCAATGA
- a CDS encoding c-type cytochrome, which yields MRSASVRRRAVSVLLPASLFASLLLLAACGKQETPAAPAATPEPAAAPAPAPASAPAATAPAAAPAAAPAAAPAPAAAVTPIPKGPPVKVTPELVAEGKALFNSAGCTACHGGTGGGGMCPPLTNDIWVYGSDDDTLRTLITEGTAGMTAHGKTRIGHEKVVGQMPPFGPVLKPGDTEKLLAFIHSINKTAGATQ from the coding sequence ATGCGCTCTGCTTCCGTCCGTCGTCGTGCCGTCTCCGTGCTGTTGCCCGCGTCCCTGTTCGCCTCGCTCCTGTTGCTGGCCGCCTGCGGCAAGCAGGAGACGCCCGCCGCGCCAGCGGCCACACCCGAGCCGGCTGCGGCGCCGGCGCCTGCACCGGCCTCTGCGCCGGCGGCGACCGCGCCCGCCGCCGCTCCTGCCGCCGCTCCTGCCGCCGCACCGGCCCCCGCTGCGGCGGTGACGCCGATTCCGAAGGGACCGCCGGTCAAGGTCACCCCGGAGCTGGTCGCCGAAGGCAAGGCGCTGTTCAACTCCGCCGGCTGCACCGCCTGCCACGGCGGCACCGGTGGTGGCGGCATGTGTCCGCCGCTGACCAACGACATCTGGGTGTACGGCAGCGACGACGACACCTTGCGTACGCTGATCACCGAAGGCACCGCCGGCATGACCGCGCACGGCAAGACCCGGATCGGCCACGAGAAGGTGGTCGGGCAGATGCCGCCGTTCGGTCCGGTGCTCAAGCCGGGCGATACCGAGAAGCTGCTGGCCTTCATCCATTCCATCAACAAGACCGCGGGCGCCACGCAATGA